A region of Desulfonispora thiosulfatigenes DSM 11270 DNA encodes the following proteins:
- a CDS encoding RnfABCDGE type electron transport complex subunit G: protein MREVIKLGLFLLSVCVLVGFSTSYVNELTKPIILEKERVTQEEGLKEVFVNADEIKDETEKYLESTENSVIKQVNVALKEGKQLGAIYLVEPRGYSSNLKILVGFDIANREITNIKVLSQAETPGLGAQVEEAWFAERFKGKSAKEDLEIVKNPAKEDNEIEAITASTITSKAVAHGVNEARKHFEENFK, encoded by the coding sequence ATGCGTGAAGTCATAAAATTAGGCTTATTTCTTTTATCTGTTTGTGTTTTAGTAGGTTTTAGTACTTCTTACGTTAATGAGTTAACAAAACCAATTATTCTAGAAAAGGAAAGAGTAACCCAAGAAGAAGGTTTAAAAGAAGTATTTGTAAATGCTGATGAGATTAAAGATGAAACGGAAAAATATTTAGAATCTACTGAAAATTCTGTAATAAAACAGGTTAATGTGGCCTTAAAAGAAGGAAAGCAATTAGGTGCAATTTACCTAGTGGAACCTCGGGGATATAGCAGTAATTTAAAAATATTAGTAGGATTTGATATCGCAAATAGAGAAATAACAAATATTAAAGTATTAAGTCAAGCAGAAACACCAGGACTGGGAGCTCAAGTAGAAGAAGCTTGGTTTGCGGAGAGATTTAAAGGTAAAAGTGCAAAAGAAGATTTAGAAATAGTTAAAAACCCTGCAAAAGAAGATAATGAAATAGAGGCTATCACAGCATCAACCATTACTTCTAAAGCTGTAGCTCACGGAGTAAACGAGGCAAGAAAGCATTTTGAAGAAAATTTTAAATAA
- a CDS encoding RnfABCDGE type electron transport complex subunit D, translating to MSEDLGNLVVSSSPHIRTTTTIDSAMRDVVIALLPALILSLYYFKWAAASVIIVSVATAVFSEYLCQKVMKIEITLYDYSAVITGLLLAFTLPPGLPLWIVAIGSASAIIIAKQIFGGLGNNIFNPALVGRAILLASWPVAMTTWKSPIDGVTTATPLAIMKEASFLTTFGDTVGAENLLVQLPTLLNSFIGNIAGSIGETSALALILGGLYLIYKGHVDWRIPGSYIGTVFVLTTIIAFTTGRGIEYPIFHLVSGSLLLGAFFMATDWVSTPITKKGRIIFGLGCGLLTVLIRLKGGYPEGVCYSILLMNCVTPLIDRYTKSRIFGR from the coding sequence ATGTCTGAGGATCTAGGCAATTTAGTAGTTTCATCATCACCGCATATTAGGACAACAACAACGATTGACAGTGCAATGCGTGATGTAGTAATTGCTTTACTGCCCGCTCTTATTTTATCTCTTTATTATTTTAAATGGGCAGCTGCAAGTGTCATTATAGTTTCTGTGGCTACAGCAGTTTTTAGTGAGTATCTTTGTCAAAAGGTTATGAAAATAGAAATAACTTTATATGATTACAGTGCAGTTATCACAGGTTTATTATTAGCCTTTACGTTACCACCAGGATTACCTTTATGGATAGTGGCTATAGGATCGGCTTCAGCTATTATTATAGCTAAACAAATCTTTGGGGGGCTAGGAAATAATATTTTTAATCCTGCTTTAGTAGGAAGAGCTATACTTTTAGCTTCTTGGCCAGTAGCAATGACTACTTGGAAAAGTCCTATTGATGGAGTTACCACTGCTACTCCATTAGCAATCATGAAAGAAGCAAGTTTCTTAACTACCTTTGGGGATACGGTGGGAGCAGAAAATTTATTAGTACAGTTGCCTACATTATTAAATTCCTTTATCGGTAATATTGCTGGGAGTATCGGAGAAACAAGTGCTCTTGCACTCATTTTAGGTGGTTTATATCTTATCTATAAAGGTCATGTTGATTGGAGAATTCCTGGATCTTATATTGGAACTGTATTTGTTCTTACAACGATTATTGCTTTTACTACTGGTAGAGGAATAGAGTATCCAATTTTCCATCTAGTGTCAGGTAGTTTATTACTAGGAGCTTTTTTTATGGCAACAGATTGGGTATCAACTCCTATTACAAAAAAAGGGAGAATTATTTTTGGTCTAGGTTGTGGTCTTTTAACCGTTTTAATTAGACTAAAAGGTGGTTATCCTGAAGGAGTTTGTTATTCTATACTTCTTATGAACTGTGTTACTCCATTAATTGATCGTTATACTAAGTCTAGAATATTTGGGAGGTAA
- the rsxC gene encoding electron transport complex subunit RsxC, protein MDKSYGVHLPGFKELTSKDEIKIAKVPDKVYIPLSQHLGAPTEPIVEIGERVKMGQKIGASKGFISSPVHSSVSGTVTGIVKMAHPNLGYADNIVIENDGLDERDTALKEMYHMNFDKLTAEELRHIVSEAGVVGLGGATFPTHVKYMSAGTSRVEYVILNGGECEPYLTSDHRRMVENAGLIIKGLKYIMKTVGCEKGIIGIEDNKPDAIKILRQETAHLKNIEVKEFPAKYPAGSEKQLIYTCIGKEVPSGKLPLDIGVIVNNVRTAIAVTEAIEFREPLIERVVTVTGKGIKHPANYLVRVGVLLSDLIEESGGYTGEVGKLVIGGPMMGKTLFTDQVPVNKGTSGALVLLKDEIVTERERTCVRCAKCVDQCPMFLEPTTIVQRVKASEIDDALEVGLMDCIECGLCSYGCPARIPLTQYIREGKQVFRARPKK, encoded by the coding sequence ATGGATAAAAGTTATGGAGTGCACTTACCTGGTTTTAAAGAGCTTACCTCTAAGGATGAAATAAAAATTGCGAAAGTTCCTGATAAGGTATATATTCCGTTAAGCCAGCATTTAGGAGCACCAACAGAACCAATTGTAGAAATAGGTGAAAGGGTAAAGATGGGTCAAAAAATAGGTGCAAGTAAAGGTTTTATAAGTTCACCTGTCCATTCAAGTGTAAGTGGGACAGTTACTGGCATTGTGAAAATGGCTCATCCAAATTTAGGATATGCTGATAACATCGTAATTGAAAATGATGGTTTAGACGAAAGAGATACTGCGTTAAAAGAAATGTATCATATGAATTTTGATAAACTCACTGCTGAGGAATTAAGACATATCGTTTCAGAGGCAGGTGTAGTTGGTTTAGGAGGAGCTACTTTTCCAACTCATGTAAAATACATGTCAGCAGGAACATCCAGGGTTGAGTATGTAATTTTAAATGGCGGGGAATGTGAACCTTATTTAACCTCAGACCATAGAAGAATGGTAGAGAACGCAGGTTTAATTATTAAAGGATTAAAATACATCATGAAAACGGTGGGTTGTGAAAAAGGGATTATCGGGATTGAGGATAATAAGCCAGATGCTATTAAAATACTAAGGCAAGAAACTGCTCACTTAAAGAATATCGAAGTTAAAGAGTTCCCGGCTAAATATCCAGCAGGTTCTGAAAAACAATTAATTTATACTTGTATCGGAAAAGAAGTTCCTTCAGGCAAGTTACCTCTTGATATAGGTGTAATTGTTAATAATGTAAGAACAGCGATAGCAGTAACAGAAGCTATAGAATTTAGGGAGCCTCTTATTGAACGTGTAGTAACAGTTACTGGAAAAGGAATAAAACATCCTGCTAACTATTTAGTAAGAGTAGGAGTATTACTAAGCGATTTGATCGAAGAAAGTGGGGGCTACACGGGTGAAGTAGGTAAACTGGTTATAGGTGGACCTATGATGGGAAAGACTCTCTTTACGGATCAAGTACCAGTTAATAAAGGTACTTCAGGAGCTTTAGTTTTATTAAAAGATGAAATTGTCACAGAAAGAGAAAGAACTTGTGTACGCTGTGCAAAATGCGTGGATCAATGTCCAATGTTTTTAGAACCTACAACGATAGTGCAAAGAGTTAAAGCTAGTGAGATAGATGATGCACTTGAAGTAGGTCTTATGGATTGTATTGAATGTGGTTTATGCTCCTATGGCTGTCCAGCACGTATCCCATTAACACAATACATTAGGGAAGGAAAACAAGTATTTAGAGCTAGACCTAAAAAATAA
- a CDS encoding S-layer homology domain-containing protein — MGINKVIQKLMAMVLSVFFVLGMVPVSAVAETGSTNIFTKPHLSMYGVGYTAPSAKFTDIDNHWAKEDIDYVVGRGLLFGTSETTFSPNTAITRGMLVTVLGRLAGVDIKLYTTSSFIDVKVGSPFQPYIEWAYKKGIVQGIGNSQFAKDRAITREEIAAIFTNFAKATGYTLPVTREAITFVDDSNIGSVYKSTIMTMQQAGIMLGEHNNKFNPKATATRAEVSAMLKRYIKLSINPPAEGWVLNDDEQYLYYKDGKSLTGWQDIGSGNDKKTYYFAGDGIMISGKWSEIAGKWYYFNADGSLAKNTTIDGYQVDKNGATLEDPNKKDSSNNGSGGGTSNNDDGNYDPTPDLDPKQDLDVIDKDEDVVIYDDSEVGFTNISVPEDSGEELLQGVPMTNYLLYGYNVLKYGFINARNIDQKYAIFDNTKVEEVGEDGEKLYYKITEPTASEIQSLFSRSASSLYENFDISSSAKYKSLFFSGSVKADYGLTTTLNEEKILIKQIQYHETGNQSYIVDVDTLRGLLSEGFKNAVNKYAKKESPDYNPEKILQYYGTHAITQYYLGGRAELNYLFTNRDQADEETIKLSAEATYRGFSGKVQAGDDTKKKLVSENSTTKFKSIGGINISESDPREVAKKYDEWVKSIKEAPVLCGISNYDQSLIPIWELIADKDAADEVENAFVEEAKKCEVDLSQFDSRPMYITDIGVYSAKESDQAKNQVPNGFVMVKLNPGTSSTEILEANKGAGGNWIYIAYKLSPDKERAITNIQVVSGDNNKVTGDAGYTKIPVDLNEKAGGKYIYLCYKRITDNEKKDVNTKCLKEIRGIYTDSYSVTEPWEWPYKSQNENLNSGSRKSSASLIRLLVRKGP, encoded by the coding sequence ATGGGCATAAACAAAGTAATTCAAAAGCTCATGGCCATGGTGTTGTCCGTTTTTTTTGTTTTGGGTATGGTGCCTGTTTCAGCAGTGGCGGAAACAGGGAGTACAAACATTTTTACAAAACCCCATTTATCTATGTATGGCGTGGGCTATACTGCTCCAAGTGCGAAGTTCACGGATATAGATAACCATTGGGCAAAGGAAGACATTGACTATGTTGTAGGGAGGGGGCTACTTTTTGGCACCTCAGAAACTACTTTTTCTCCTAACACTGCTATAACGAGGGGAATGCTGGTGACAGTCCTTGGCAGACTGGCCGGCGTAGATATCAAACTATATACTACGAGTAGCTTCATCGATGTAAAGGTTGGAAGTCCTTTTCAGCCTTACATCGAATGGGCATACAAAAAAGGTATCGTTCAGGGTATTGGTAATAGCCAGTTTGCCAAGGACAGGGCAATCACTCGCGAGGAAATAGCAGCGATCTTCACAAACTTCGCTAAGGCCACTGGTTATACCCTGCCCGTGACTCGTGAGGCAATTACCTTTGTGGATGATTCTAATATCGGCAGCGTGTATAAATCAACCATAATGACTATGCAGCAAGCGGGCATTATGTTGGGCGAACATAATAATAAGTTTAATCCTAAAGCTACCGCTACCCGTGCTGAAGTAAGTGCAATGTTAAAACGTTACATAAAACTAAGCATTAATCCTCCTGCCGAGGGGTGGGTACTAAATGATGATGAACAGTATTTGTATTATAAGGACGGAAAATCCTTAACAGGTTGGCAGGATATTGGAAGCGGAAATGATAAAAAAACCTACTACTTTGCCGGAGATGGAATCATGATATCTGGGAAATGGTCAGAGATTGCGGGAAAGTGGTATTACTTTAATGCTGATGGTTCCCTTGCCAAAAATACTACCATCGATGGTTATCAGGTTGATAAAAATGGAGCAACATTGGAGGATCCTAACAAAAAGGATAGTAGCAATAACGGTAGTGGAGGAGGAACTAGTAACAATGACGATGGCAATTACGACCCTACCCCAGATCTGGATCCAAAGCAGGATTTAGATGTAATTGACAAGGATGAAGATGTGGTGATTTACGACGATTCTGAAGTAGGATTTACGAATATTAGCGTCCCAGAGGATAGTGGAGAGGAGCTACTACAGGGAGTTCCAATGACCAATTATCTGCTATATGGGTATAATGTGCTAAAGTACGGCTTTATTAATGCCAGAAATATCGATCAAAAGTATGCTATCTTTGATAATACGAAAGTGGAAGAGGTAGGGGAAGACGGGGAAAAGCTCTATTATAAAATAACCGAGCCTACTGCTTCGGAAATCCAATCCTTATTTTCTAGGTCAGCCAGCAGTTTATACGAGAATTTTGACATATCCTCTAGTGCTAAATATAAGAGCTTGTTCTTTAGCGGGAGCGTAAAGGCAGATTATGGGCTAACAACGACATTAAACGAAGAAAAGATATTAATCAAGCAAATTCAGTACCATGAAACGGGGAATCAGAGTTATATTGTTGATGTAGATACACTAAGGGGTTTATTATCGGAGGGTTTTAAAAATGCTGTTAATAAGTACGCAAAGAAAGAGAGCCCTGATTATAATCCTGAAAAAATTTTACAGTATTATGGAACCCATGCTATTACCCAGTATTACCTTGGTGGTAGGGCAGAGTTAAATTACCTATTTACTAATAGAGACCAAGCTGATGAGGAAACAATCAAACTCAGCGCTGAAGCTACCTACAGGGGATTTTCTGGAAAAGTACAGGCTGGTGATGATACGAAGAAAAAGCTGGTGAGTGAAAACTCGACTACTAAATTTAAATCCATCGGAGGGATTAATATTTCTGAAAGCGATCCCAGAGAAGTCGCGAAAAAATATGACGAGTGGGTTAAATCTATTAAAGAGGCACCTGTCCTCTGTGGTATTTCTAATTATGACCAGTCCCTAATACCAATTTGGGAGCTTATAGCAGATAAGGATGCTGCTGATGAAGTAGAGAATGCCTTTGTAGAGGAAGCAAAAAAATGTGAGGTTGATCTAAGTCAGTTTGATAGTAGGCCAATGTACATTACGGATATCGGCGTTTACTCAGCCAAGGAGAGTGACCAAGCTAAAAATCAAGTTCCAAATGGATTTGTCATGGTTAAACTTAATCCCGGCACATCTAGTACAGAAATACTTGAAGCTAATAAAGGTGCAGGAGGAAACTGGATTTACATTGCTTATAAGCTTTCTCCTGATAAAGAAAGGGCTATTACGAATATTCAGGTCGTGTCCGGAGACAACAACAAGGTAACTGGCGATGCGGGGTATACAAAGATTCCCGTCGATTTGAACGAAAAGGCGGGCGGCAAGTATATTTATCTGTGCTACAAGAGAATCACAGACAATGAGAAAAAAGATGTAAATACAAAATGCCTAAAAGAAATCCGGGGAATTTACACAGATAGTTATAGTGTTACTGAACCCTGGGAATGGCCGTACAAAAGTCAGAATGAAAATCTGAACAGTGGTTCCCGTAAATCGAGTGCTTCACTTATCCGCCTTCTTGTCAGAAAAGGTCCGTGA
- a CDS encoding TetR/AcrR family transcriptional regulator — protein sequence MFTEHDFVDVSIEDITNAAGITKGGFYVHFESKDALIAELIADHVARADTNYKSFLESLPRDIPTSEVLLALIEKIADVLMDTIGYENMNKIYQMLLAGTVDTMAVKGYNRELYTLFHSVLEKGIKQGEFKSTLPAETLSRHFVMAIRGISYEWCIRYPEFDLKEQVVEHSRLLVAGIMINTTK from the coding sequence CTGTTCACAGAACACGACTTTGTTGATGTTAGCATAGAAGATATTACCAATGCAGCCGGCATCACAAAGGGCGGTTTTTATGTGCATTTTGAATCCAAGGATGCGTTAATTGCCGAATTGATTGCAGACCATGTAGCCCGTGCGGATACCAACTATAAATCCTTTTTAGAAAGTCTGCCAAGGGATATACCTACTTCCGAGGTACTCCTTGCCCTAATCGAAAAAATAGCTGACGTACTTATGGACACAATCGGCTATGAAAATATGAATAAGATTTACCAGATGCTGCTAGCAGGAACAGTGGACACTATGGCGGTCAAGGGCTATAATCGGGAGCTGTACACGCTGTTTCACAGCGTATTGGAGAAAGGAATTAAGCAAGGGGAATTTAAGAGCACACTGCCAGCCGAAACTCTTTCCCGGCACTTCGTGATGGCTATTCGAGGCATCAGCTACGAATGGTGTATTCGTTATCCTGAATTTGACCTGAAGGAGCAAGTTGTAGAACATTCTCGGCTACTGGTAGCGGGCATTATGATAAACACGACTAAATAA
- a CDS encoding CPC_1213 family protein, producing MGSKMKSTKNNKKQDGKFRSKNVKHDPQAESARAVFGLKNEND from the coding sequence ATGGGCAGTAAAATGAAAAGTACAAAAAACAACAAAAAACAAGATGGTAAATTCCGCTCTAAAAATGTTAAGCATGATCCGCAAGCTGAAAGTGCAAGAGCAGTTTTTGGTCTTAAAAATGAAAATGATTAA